A genomic window from Chloroflexota bacterium includes:
- the xerC gene encoding tyrosine recombinase XerC — MDNHLSMYVNHLSTEKNASQYTLRNYRREIEEFLEFLKARGVSTWDKVDKELIREYVGWLTDEDYAKASIARRLSELRSFARFLMRERVLDHNPFDAVSAPKVPKRLPRFLSPDEIKNLLAAPDISDPQGMRDRAILELLYAAGMRVSELVGLNLGDIDSARAQIKVLGKGNKERMVLIGRPAMRAVMTYIREARPKLIGKKTTNAIFLNRFGTRLTVRSVQMALVKYAMKADIHGEVTPHVLRHTFATHLLDGGADLRSVQELLGHESLSTTQIYTHVTQAKAKEVYMNAHPGAKKK, encoded by the coding sequence ATGGACAATCATCTCAGCATGTACGTCAACCATCTGAGCACCGAGAAGAACGCCAGCCAGTATACACTGCGCAACTACCGGCGCGAGATCGAGGAGTTTCTGGAGTTTCTCAAAGCCCGGGGCGTCTCGACCTGGGACAAGGTCGACAAGGAGTTGATCCGCGAGTATGTGGGATGGCTGACCGACGAGGACTACGCCAAGGCCAGCATCGCCCGGCGGTTGTCGGAGTTGCGCTCGTTCGCGCGCTTTCTGATGCGCGAGCGAGTGCTTGACCACAACCCGTTCGACGCCGTTTCGGCGCCGAAGGTGCCGAAACGCCTGCCGCGCTTCCTATCGCCCGACGAGATCAAGAACCTGCTCGCCGCGCCCGACATCAGCGATCCGCAGGGCATGCGCGACCGCGCCATCCTGGAGTTGCTGTACGCGGCCGGCATGCGCGTGTCGGAACTGGTCGGCCTCAACCTCGGCGACATCGACAGCGCGCGGGCGCAGATCAAAGTGCTGGGCAAGGGCAACAAGGAGCGCATGGTGCTCATCGGCCGCCCGGCGATGCGCGCGGTCATGACCTATATCCGCGAGGCGCGCCCGAAACTGATCGGCAAGAAGACGACGAATGCGATCTTCCTCAACCGCTTCGGGACCCGTCTCACGGTGCGGAGTGTGCAGATGGCGCTGGTAAAGTACGCCATGAAGGCCGACATTCATGGCGAAGTGACGCCGCACGTGCTGCGTCATACCTTCGCCACGCACCTGCTCGACGGCGGGGCCGATCTGCGCTCGGTCCAGGAACTGCTCGGGCACGAGTCGCTCTCGACGACGCAGATCTACACGCACGTCACGCAGGCCAAAGCGAAGGAAGTCTACATGAACGCGCACCCCGGCGCGAAGAAGAAGTAG
- a CDS encoding aminopeptidase P family protein, with protein MSTPRIDNLRRVLTQHNLDALLVRQAEETPNVNLRYLSGFTGSAGVLIAGQSAQFIASDSRYWEQIRKQSPAFSLLTYKNHPEQADAIGQALQSIGATRVGYEANRLTAGALDTWRASLPGIELVATTDLVEGLRAVKDAGEMGAIRRATALTDRAYEFILTKIEPGMSEKEVAWELESFMRTHGAEGLAFDVHVASGPGTAEPHHVPSERAIQVGEPIWIDMGARVDGYCADLTRSFVIGEPDAKFSAIYAIVQRAQNASMAALRSGVAGRDVDAAARKVIEDAGYGDNFGHGLGHGFGLQIHEKPSAGRVSQDVLPAGSLVTVEPGIYIPGWGGVRIEDVALITQDGAEVLTGASKWRG; from the coding sequence ATGAGCACTCCACGCATTGACAATTTGCGCCGCGTCCTGACGCAACACAATCTGGACGCGCTGCTGGTCCGGCAAGCCGAGGAAACGCCGAACGTGAATCTGCGCTACCTGTCGGGTTTCACCGGTTCGGCAGGCGTTCTGATTGCGGGGCAAAGCGCGCAATTCATCGCCAGCGATTCTCGCTACTGGGAGCAGATCCGCAAGCAGTCGCCTGCTTTCAGCTTGCTCACCTACAAGAACCATCCCGAACAGGCCGACGCAATCGGTCAGGCGCTGCAATCGATCGGTGCGACGCGCGTCGGCTACGAAGCCAACCGCCTGACGGCGGGCGCGCTGGACACGTGGCGTGCCAGCCTGCCGGGCATCGAACTGGTGGCGACCACCGACCTCGTCGAAGGCTTGCGCGCCGTAAAGGATGCCGGCGAGATGGGCGCCATTCGCCGAGCGACTGCGCTGACCGACCGCGCATACGAATTCATCCTGACCAAGATCGAGCCCGGCATGTCCGAGAAGGAAGTCGCATGGGAGTTGGAGTCGTTCATGCGCACGCATGGCGCTGAGGGACTCGCCTTCGATGTGCATGTGGCGTCCGGCCCCGGCACTGCCGAGCCGCATCACGTGCCGAGCGAGCGTGCCATCCAGGTGGGCGAACCGATCTGGATCGACATGGGCGCGCGCGTGGACGGCTATTGCGCCGACCTGACCCGGTCATTTGTGATCGGCGAGCCGGACGCGAAGTTCAGCGCGATCTACGCCATCGTCCAGCGCGCTCAGAACGCTTCGATGGCGGCGCTGCGCAGCGGCGTCGCCGGTCGCGACGTGGATGCGGCCGCGCGCAAGGTTATCGAAGACGCCGGGTACGGCGACAACTTCGGCCACGGCTTGGGACACGGCTTCGGACTGCAAATCCACGAGAAGCCCAGCGCGGGCCGTGTGTCGCAGGATGTGTTGCCTGCCGGCAGCCTGGTAACGGTTGAGCCGGGCATCTACATTCCCGGCTGGGGCGGCGTTCGCATCGAAGATGTCGCGCTGATAACGCAAGACGGTGCCGAGGTCCTGACCGGCGCATCCAAGTGGCGGGGATAG